A single window of Streptomyces xanthii DNA harbors:
- a CDS encoding amidohydrolase family protein, with translation MTDHDPYLIISSDCHAGLPTEEYRPYLDSRFHRAFDDFLGERDARREEATRLGIRNDAFAAKWFQDNEEGLRGGWDAAQRLKELDGDGVAAEVVFPDADAVDSQTAAPFGVGLGLSGDQDPELGMAGAQAHNRWLAEFVSQNPERHCGVALLPITADPDKVVAEVHRAKESGLGALMIPSMWVDKDPYHAARYDPVWAAAAECGMPVVTHSGAAPRHEYGDHLGIYVSEVTWWPARPLWFLLWSGVFERHPGLRFGVAESGCWWLPNLLWFMDRLYLGAHGGKKLSPFAELKRPPHEYLDRQIFVCATNTKRRELAQRYEIGVDNILWGSDFPHPEGTWPDTRAWLRRTFHDIPVAETRRMLGLAAAEVFGFDTEKLAPLAARIGPTPADLGQDADQSAVEASWARSREVGRHWLTDHDFPTLGVTP, from the coding sequence ATGACCGATCACGACCCGTACCTGATCATCTCCTCCGACTGCCACGCCGGGCTGCCCACCGAGGAGTACCGGCCCTATCTGGACAGCCGCTTCCACCGCGCCTTCGACGACTTCCTCGGCGAGCGCGACGCCCGGCGCGAGGAGGCGACCCGGCTCGGCATCCGCAACGACGCGTTCGCCGCCAAGTGGTTCCAGGACAACGAGGAAGGGCTGCGCGGCGGCTGGGACGCCGCGCAGCGTCTCAAGGAGCTCGACGGCGACGGCGTGGCCGCCGAGGTCGTCTTCCCCGACGCGGACGCCGTGGACAGCCAGACGGCGGCGCCGTTCGGGGTCGGCCTCGGCCTCTCCGGCGACCAGGACCCCGAGCTCGGCATGGCCGGTGCGCAGGCGCACAACCGCTGGCTCGCCGAGTTCGTCTCCCAGAACCCCGAACGGCACTGCGGCGTCGCCCTGTTGCCGATCACGGCGGACCCCGACAAGGTCGTCGCCGAGGTGCACCGCGCCAAGGAGTCGGGACTCGGCGCCCTGATGATCCCCTCCATGTGGGTCGACAAGGACCCCTACCACGCGGCCCGTTACGACCCCGTGTGGGCGGCGGCCGCCGAGTGCGGCATGCCCGTCGTGACCCACTCCGGCGCGGCCCCGCGCCACGAGTACGGCGACCACCTCGGCATCTACGTCAGCGAAGTGACCTGGTGGCCGGCCCGCCCCCTCTGGTTCCTGCTCTGGTCCGGCGTCTTCGAGCGCCACCCCGGCCTCAGGTTCGGCGTCGCCGAGTCCGGCTGCTGGTGGCTGCCGAACCTCCTGTGGTTCATGGACCGCCTCTACCTGGGCGCGCACGGCGGCAAGAAGCTCTCCCCGTTCGCCGAACTCAAGCGCCCGCCGCACGAGTACCTCGACCGGCAGATCTTCGTCTGCGCCACCAACACCAAACGCCGCGAGCTCGCCCAGCGCTACGAGATCGGCGTCGACAACATCCTGTGGGGCAGCGACTTCCCGCACCCCGAGGGCACCTGGCCCGACACGCGCGCGTGGCTGCGCAGGACCTTCCACGACATCCCCGTCGCCGAGACCCGACGCATGCTGGGCCTCGCCGCCGCCGAGGTCTTCGGCTTCGACACCGAGAAGCTGGCCCCGCTCGCCGCCCGCATCGGACCGACCCCCGCCGACCTGGGCCAGGACGCCGACCAGAGCGCCGTCGAGGCCTCCTGGGCGCGCTCGCGCGAGGTCGGCCGGCACTGGCTGACCGACCACGACTTCCCGACCCTGGGGGTGACCCCGTGA
- a CDS encoding amidohydrolase family protein yields MSTSNPVSPAADRYTVISADCHAGADLLDYKPYLEKRHHDAFDAWAAAYVNPYEDLLADTADRNWNSDRRLAELEADGIVAEVVFPNTIPPFFPSAALMAPAPTREEFELRWAGLRAHNRWLADFCAAAPGRRAGVFQILLNDVDEAVKEIRRSADAGLKGGLLLPGTPPGSGLPELYSSAYDPIWRACAELGVPVNHHAGSASPPLGDEPAARAVFMVETTWFSHRALWHLVFGGAFRRHPELKLVLTEQGSGWIPGVLDMLDYYHGRLVAAAGRATTAESKFGAGLADSMGKGPSTMWRENCYVGASFMRPHEVPLRERIGLDKIMWGSDYPHDEGTYPYTREGLRISYAGLPREEIAAMAGGNAARVYGFDLGLLDSIAARVGPTVAEIDEPLKEPPADATSPVFATGGSVRVW; encoded by the coding sequence GTGAGCACCTCGAACCCCGTGTCTCCCGCGGCGGACCGCTACACCGTCATCTCGGCGGACTGCCACGCGGGCGCCGATCTCCTCGACTACAAGCCCTACTTGGAGAAGCGCCACCACGACGCCTTCGACGCCTGGGCCGCGGCCTACGTCAACCCGTACGAGGACCTGCTCGCCGACACCGCCGACCGCAACTGGAACTCCGACCGGCGCCTCGCCGAGCTGGAAGCGGACGGCATCGTCGCCGAGGTCGTCTTCCCGAACACCATCCCGCCCTTCTTCCCCTCGGCCGCGCTCATGGCCCCCGCGCCCACCCGCGAGGAGTTCGAACTGCGCTGGGCCGGACTGCGCGCCCACAACCGGTGGCTCGCCGACTTCTGCGCCGCCGCCCCGGGCCGCCGCGCGGGCGTCTTCCAGATCCTCCTCAACGACGTCGACGAGGCGGTGAAGGAGATCCGCAGGTCCGCGGACGCGGGCCTCAAGGGCGGTCTCCTGCTGCCGGGCACCCCGCCCGGCTCGGGACTGCCCGAGCTGTACTCGTCGGCGTACGACCCGATCTGGCGGGCCTGCGCCGAGCTCGGCGTCCCGGTCAACCACCACGCGGGCTCCGCGTCCCCGCCGCTCGGCGACGAACCGGCCGCCCGCGCGGTGTTCATGGTCGAGACGACCTGGTTCTCGCACCGCGCCCTGTGGCACCTCGTGTTCGGCGGCGCCTTCCGCCGTCACCCCGAGCTGAAGCTCGTCCTCACCGAACAGGGCTCCGGCTGGATCCCCGGGGTCCTGGACATGCTGGACTACTACCACGGGCGCCTCGTGGCGGCCGCCGGCAGGGCCACCACCGCCGAGTCCAAGTTCGGCGCCGGCCTCGCCGACTCCATGGGCAAGGGCCCCTCCACCATGTGGCGCGAGAACTGCTACGTGGGCGCGAGCTTCATGCGCCCCCACGAAGTGCCGCTGCGGGAACGCATCGGCCTCGACAAGATCATGTGGGGCAGCGACTACCCGCACGACGAGGGCACGTACCCGTACACGCGCGAAGGCCTGCGCATCTCCTACGCGGGCCTGCCCCGCGAGGAGATCGCTGCGATGGCCGGCGGCAACGCCGCCCGCGTCTACGGATTCGACCTCGGCCTGCTGGACTCGATCGCGGCCCGCGTCGGCCCCACCGTCGCCGAGATCGACGAACCCCTCAAGGAGCCGCCGGCCGACGCGACCAGCCCGGTCTTCGCGACAGGGGGTTCGGTCCGGGTCTGGTGA
- a CDS encoding VIT1/CCC1 transporter family protein, with the protein MTEPTRSDPTHDEAHGGALGTRLNWLRAAVLGANDGVVSTAGLVVGVAGATSDRGALLTAGLAGLLAGSMSMAAGEYVSVSTQRDSEKAAIAQERRELAEDPEAELEELTGLLQGHGLSAEVARQAAAQLTARDALSAHARVELGIDPDQLTNPWHAAWASFLAFTVGALLPLLAIVLPPAALRLPVTVGSVLVALACTGWGSARTGGARVAPAVWRNVLGGALAMGVTYAAGSLLGATGV; encoded by the coding sequence GTGACCGAACCCACCCGGAGCGATCCGACGCACGACGAGGCCCACGGCGGCGCGCTCGGCACGCGCCTCAACTGGCTGCGCGCCGCCGTCCTCGGCGCCAACGACGGCGTGGTCTCCACCGCGGGACTCGTCGTCGGCGTCGCCGGGGCCACCAGCGACCGCGGCGCCCTGCTCACCGCCGGGCTCGCCGGACTGCTCGCCGGCTCGATGTCCATGGCCGCCGGCGAGTACGTGTCCGTCTCCACCCAGCGCGACTCCGAGAAGGCCGCCATCGCCCAGGAGCGGCGCGAGCTCGCGGAGGACCCGGAGGCGGAACTGGAGGAGCTGACCGGGCTGCTCCAGGGCCACGGACTCAGCGCCGAGGTGGCCCGGCAGGCCGCCGCGCAGCTCACCGCGCGGGACGCCCTGAGCGCCCACGCGCGCGTCGAGCTCGGCATCGACCCCGACCAACTGACCAACCCCTGGCACGCCGCCTGGGCCAGCTTCCTCGCCTTCACCGTGGGCGCCCTGCTCCCGCTGCTCGCGATCGTGCTGCCGCCCGCCGCGCTCCGGCTGCCCGTCACGGTCGGCTCCGTACTCGTCGCGCTCGCCTGCACCGGCTGGGGCAGCGCCCGCACCGGAGGCGCCCGCGTGGCCCCCGCGGTGTGGCGCAACGTCCTGGGCGGAGCCCTCGCGATGGGGGTCACCTACGCGGCCGGCTCTTTGTTGGGAGCCACCGGAGTCTGA
- a CDS encoding sterol desaturase family protein: protein MSASSLPDVVLWSIPAFVLLTVVEIVSVRIHPDEDAAGYETKDAATSITMGLGSLVFDFLWKIPIVAIYTAVYELTPLRVPILWWTLPLILLGQDFFYYWQHRGHHVIRILWACHVVHHSSRKFNLSTALRQPWTSLTGWPFYLPLIALGVHPAALAFCYSVNLVYQFWIHTERIDKMWRPFEFLFNTPSHHRVHHASQGGYLDRNFGGILIVWDRLFGSWVAETERPVFGLTKNIATHNPLRVATHEYAAIARDLKSADSWRERAGRVFRGPGWQPEPAAAPAAAPQQVTEGAA, encoded by the coding sequence ATGTCCGCTTCCAGCCTCCCCGACGTCGTCCTGTGGTCGATACCCGCCTTCGTGCTGCTCACCGTCGTCGAGATCGTCTCCGTACGGATCCATCCCGACGAGGACGCCGCCGGGTACGAGACCAAGGACGCGGCCACCAGCATCACCATGGGGCTCGGCAGCCTCGTCTTCGACTTCCTGTGGAAGATCCCGATCGTCGCCATCTACACGGCGGTCTACGAGCTGACCCCGCTGCGCGTGCCGATCCTGTGGTGGACGCTCCCGCTGATCCTGCTCGGCCAGGACTTCTTCTACTACTGGCAGCACCGCGGCCACCACGTCATCCGCATCCTGTGGGCCTGCCACGTCGTGCACCACAGCAGCCGCAAGTTCAACCTCTCCACGGCGCTGCGCCAGCCCTGGACGAGCCTCACCGGCTGGCCCTTCTACCTGCCGCTGATCGCGCTCGGCGTCCACCCGGCCGCCCTGGCCTTCTGCTACTCGGTCAACCTCGTGTACCAGTTCTGGATCCACACCGAGCGCATCGACAAGATGTGGCGCCCCTTCGAGTTCCTCTTCAACACCCCCTCGCACCACCGCGTCCACCACGCCTCGCAGGGCGGCTACCTGGACCGCAACTTCGGCGGCATCCTCATCGTCTGGGACCGCCTCTTCGGCTCCTGGGTCGCCGAGACCGAGCGCCCCGTCTTCGGCCTCACCAAGAACATCGCCACCCACAACCCGCTGCGCGTCGCCACCCACGAGTACGCGGCCATCGCCCGCGACCTCAAGAGCGCGGACAGCTGGCGCGAGCGCGCCGGACGGGTCTTCCGCGGCCCCGGCTGGCAGCCCGAGCCGGCCGCCGCGCCCGCCGCCGCCCCGCAGCAGGTCACCGAGGGAGCCGCGTGA
- a CDS encoding lysoplasmalogenase, which produces MNLPAALRTAFFALCATDLVALLADVHAVHVAVKPLLMLVLIAYVIACGGPRLLSVALLFGWGGDVLLLFDHDLAFLAGMGSFAAGHICYLLLFKRNGKPRPPGTMLGVVYCVVLVNTVAALWPDLPADLRIPVAAYSVLLTAMAFGSSRLGKVAGIGGALFLLSDTLIAMGVAEWPALPRPDFWVMLTYVAAQYLLAQGALEERTAQRAAYGEERAETRPTPH; this is translated from the coding sequence GTGAACCTGCCCGCCGCCCTGCGCACCGCCTTCTTCGCCCTGTGCGCGACCGACCTCGTCGCGCTCCTGGCCGACGTCCACGCCGTCCACGTGGCCGTCAAGCCGCTCCTGATGCTCGTCCTGATCGCCTACGTGATCGCGTGCGGCGGGCCCCGCCTGCTGTCCGTCGCGCTGCTGTTCGGCTGGGGCGGCGACGTCCTGCTCCTGTTCGACCACGACCTGGCGTTCCTCGCCGGCATGGGCTCCTTCGCCGCCGGACACATCTGCTACCTGCTGCTCTTCAAGCGGAACGGGAAGCCACGCCCGCCCGGCACGATGCTCGGCGTCGTCTACTGCGTGGTGCTCGTCAACACCGTCGCCGCGCTGTGGCCCGACCTGCCCGCAGACCTGCGGATCCCGGTCGCCGCCTACAGCGTGCTGCTCACCGCCATGGCGTTCGGCTCCTCCCGGCTCGGCAAGGTGGCCGGCATCGGCGGCGCCCTGTTCCTGCTGTCCGACACACTCATCGCCATGGGAGTGGCCGAGTGGCCGGCCCTGCCCCGCCCCGACTTCTGGGTCATGCTCACCTACGTGGCGGCCCAGTACCTGCTGGCCCAGGGAGCCCTCGAAGAGCGGACGGCGCAAAGGGCGGCGTACGGTGAGGAGCGGGCCGAGACCCGGCCCACCCCGCACTGA
- a CDS encoding zinc-dependent alcohol dehydrogenase family protein translates to MRATTIHAPYDMRVEDVPEPVVVLPTDAVVRVLRACICGSDLWAYRGEAAREPGQRIGHEFLGIVEETGGEVAGVRRGDLVVAPFMWSDGVCDYCREGLTTSCVHGGFWGAVGYDGGQGEAVRVPFADGTLVRLPSDAASDDHLLSALLTLSDVMGTGHHAALGAGVREGSTVAVVGDGAVGLCAVLAAKRLGAERIIALGRHEARTDIARRFGATDVVAARGEAAVEAVRELTGGQGAHAVVEAVGTEQSMNTAVHITRDGGAVGFVGVPHGSATGLDLTVMFDRNIALRGGVAPVRTYIPQLLPDVLNGTIDPSPVFDLTVGIEDVPAGYKAMDERTALKVLVTN, encoded by the coding sequence ATGCGCGCCACCACCATCCACGCCCCCTACGACATGCGGGTCGAGGACGTCCCCGAGCCCGTCGTCGTGCTGCCCACGGACGCCGTGGTGCGCGTCCTGCGCGCCTGCATCTGCGGCAGCGACCTGTGGGCGTACCGGGGCGAGGCCGCGCGGGAGCCGGGGCAGCGCATCGGCCACGAGTTCCTCGGGATCGTCGAGGAGACCGGCGGCGAGGTGGCCGGGGTCCGGCGCGGCGACCTCGTCGTGGCGCCCTTCATGTGGTCCGACGGCGTGTGCGACTACTGCCGCGAGGGCCTGACCACCTCCTGCGTGCACGGCGGCTTCTGGGGCGCGGTCGGCTACGACGGCGGCCAGGGCGAGGCCGTGCGCGTCCCGTTCGCCGACGGCACCCTCGTACGGCTGCCGTCCGACGCCGCGTCCGACGACCACCTGCTGTCCGCACTCCTGACGCTCTCCGACGTGATGGGCACCGGCCACCACGCGGCCCTCGGCGCGGGCGTCCGCGAGGGCTCCACCGTCGCCGTCGTCGGCGACGGAGCCGTGGGCCTGTGCGCCGTCCTCGCGGCCAAGCGGCTCGGCGCCGAGCGGATCATCGCGCTCGGCCGCCACGAGGCCCGCACGGACATCGCCCGCCGCTTCGGCGCCACCGACGTCGTCGCCGCACGCGGCGAGGCGGCCGTCGAGGCGGTCCGCGAGCTCACCGGCGGCCAGGGCGCGCACGCCGTCGTCGAGGCCGTCGGCACCGAGCAGTCCATGAACACCGCCGTGCACATCACCCGCGACGGCGGCGCCGTCGGCTTCGTCGGCGTCCCGCACGGCAGCGCCACCGGACTCGACCTGACCGTCATGTTCGACCGGAACATCGCGCTGCGCGGCGGCGTCGCCCCGGTGCGCACCTACATCCCGCAGCTGCTGCCCGACGTCCTGAACGGCACGATCGACCCGTCGCCCGTCTTCGACCTGACCGTCGGCATCGAGGACGTCCCGGCCGGCTACAAGGCGATGGACGAGCGCACCGCCCTCAAGGTCCTCGTCACCAACTGA
- a CDS encoding CopD family protein, with protein MPPATESSTPVRQDAAAPARPAGPGRAVAVLVLVALAALIPLLGPRAALHGTGEAAAPGTGGISLLRTVLFAALSVQAGELFAGFLARRTAPELRAPRRWSAYAAWAGFAAALGLAAVVAAGNLIPSGLGDLDVGGLYGTRDGTLALLEVNAFLVAALCARSSRPGRALLPLAAVVVAEALRAHPPTEDSALLGSGLTLVHLTCASLWVGGLLYALRTLRAWRACDPGAGTALLSRYARVAALLLAALTATGLCSTLRRMPPGTVLDQLTGTAYGRTLLAKVLLVAVVAGLALAARLRLGRDGARLRTRAYVPARAEVVVLGAVVAVSAVLTAVPLPIRW; from the coding sequence ATACCGCCCGCCACCGAGTCGTCCACACCCGTGCGCCAGGACGCCGCCGCCCCCGCGCGCCCGGCGGGCCCCGGGCGGGCCGTCGCCGTGCTCGTCCTCGTCGCCCTCGCGGCGCTGATCCCGCTGCTCGGACCGCGGGCGGCGCTGCACGGCACCGGAGAGGCGGCCGCGCCGGGCACGGGCGGGATCTCCCTGCTGCGCACGGTCCTGTTCGCGGCGCTGAGCGTGCAGGCGGGCGAGCTGTTCGCGGGGTTCCTGGCCCGGCGCACGGCCCCGGAGCTGCGGGCGCCGCGCCGGTGGTCCGCGTACGCCGCGTGGGCCGGGTTCGCCGCCGCGCTCGGGCTGGCCGCCGTGGTGGCCGCGGGGAACCTGATCCCGAGCGGCCTCGGCGACCTGGACGTCGGCGGCCTCTACGGGACGCGCGACGGCACGCTCGCCCTCCTGGAGGTCAACGCCTTCCTCGTGGCGGCCCTGTGCGCGCGCTCCAGCCGGCCGGGCCGGGCACTGCTGCCGCTGGCCGCGGTGGTGGTCGCGGAGGCGCTGCGCGCGCATCCGCCCACCGAGGACAGCGCGTTGCTCGGGTCGGGGCTCACGCTCGTGCATCTGACGTGCGCGTCCCTGTGGGTCGGCGGACTGCTGTACGCGCTGCGCACCCTGCGCGCCTGGCGCGCGTGCGACCCCGGGGCCGGCACCGCGCTGCTGAGCCGCTACGCGCGCGTGGCCGCGCTGCTGCTCGCCGCCCTGACCGCGACCGGGTTGTGCAGCACGCTGCGCCGGATGCCGCCCGGCACCGTCCTGGACCAGCTGACCGGGACGGCGTACGGGCGGACCCTGCTGGCGAAGGTGCTGCTCGTCGCGGTCGTCGCCGGGCTCGCCCTGGCCGCGCGGCTCCGGCTCGGCCGGGACGGGGCGCGCCTCCGCACGCGCGCGTACGTGCCCGCGCGTGCGGAGGTCGTGGTGCTCGGGGCCGTGGTGGCGGTGTCGGCGGTGCTGACGGCGGTGCCGCTCCCGATCCGCTGGTGA